The nucleotide sequence AGATTTTGTCAGATTTAACCAAGAATCAAAATGTCATTTTGGATGTTTTCGGGAGTCCTTATGCGTTGAAAGATATTGATATTTCTAAAGTTTCTACAGTTTTGGTTTCTTACGAAAATAATGACGACGCAATGAAAGCCACAGCCAACGGAATTTTGGGACAAACAAAAATCTCAGGAAGACTTCCAGTTTTGGTAAATGACCAATTGAAATTCGGACTAGGAATGGATGTCGAGGCTAAAAATCCAAGCAATCAAACTGATAGAAAAAATAGCTTAGAAACCAAAAATTCTAAGACTGTAATTGAGTAAATTTGAAACCACAAAAGTCACAAAAGCTTTTTTTATTTTTAAGTTCAAAAAAGAAAGCCAAACATAAATAATGATAACACAATCTTATTTGACAGATTTAACTTATAAAATAAACGGAGCTTGTATTGAAGTTCACAAACATTTAGGTTCTGGCTTATTAGAAAGTGTTTATTGTGAAGCTTTGAAAGAAGAATTTGCTTTAAGAAATATTAATTTTAAATCTGAATTTAGAATTAATGTTATTTATAAAGAAAAGACTCTAAATTGTGATTTCAGATGTGATTTTTTGATTGAAGATATAATTGTTTTGGAAATTAAGTCAGTCAAAAAGTTTGATGAAATGCATAAAGCTCAACTCTTAAATTATATGGCATTATTAAAAATTCCGAAAGGAATTCTTATTAATTTCAATGTGAAAAATATCTTTCACGAAGGACAAGAAACATTTGTCAATAAATATTACGAACAATTAATGTGATTTTTTATAAACCACAAAAGTCACAAAAGAAAGAGCAAAAATTCTCTTTTTAAAGTAGAATGCTAAACCTTATTTTATCTTTAAAAATCAGATTGATTTCTCTTCAAAAAATTTTTGTGACTTTTGTGGTTCAAAAATAAAACAATAAAAAAGTAAAATGAAAATAGGAATAC is from Epilithonimonas vandammei and encodes:
- a CDS encoding GxxExxY protein; amino-acid sequence: MITQSYLTDLTYKINGACIEVHKHLGSGLLESVYCEALKEEFALRNINFKSEFRINVIYKEKTLNCDFRCDFLIEDIIVLEIKSVKKFDEMHKAQLLNYMALLKIPKGILINFNVKNIFHEGQETFVNKYYEQLM